In Verrucomicrobiia bacterium, one genomic interval encodes:
- a CDS encoding aquaporin, with amino-acid sequence MNKYITEFIGTFFLVLTVGCCVVIGGAGVIAPLGIGSILMVMIYAGGHISGGHYNPAVTLGVWYRGRCPTRDVVPYWLAQFLAAVIASLALNYLRGEAVAKPMVLRAGPALLAEFLFTFALVYVVINTATAKANAGNSFYGLAIGFTVLSGAFAVGSISSAAFNPAVALGISMMGLSSWANLWIYLLANFSGGLVAGIVFKFLNKSDN; translated from the coding sequence ATGAATAAATACATTACAGAATTCATCGGCACCTTCTTTTTGGTTTTAACTGTCGGCTGCTGCGTCGTGATAGGCGGGGCAGGGGTAATCGCTCCGCTGGGCATCGGCTCGATCCTCATGGTGATGATTTACGCCGGGGGGCACATTTCTGGCGGCCATTACAACCCGGCCGTCACGTTGGGAGTCTGGTACCGCGGGCGATGTCCCACACGGGACGTTGTGCCCTACTGGCTCGCCCAGTTTTTGGCGGCTGTAATTGCCTCCTTGGCGCTCAATTATCTGCGCGGCGAGGCCGTGGCCAAACCGATGGTCCTCCGGGCCGGGCCGGCGCTTCTTGCGGAGTTTCTCTTCACGTTCGCGCTGGTGTATGTTGTTATCAACACCGCCACAGCCAAGGCAAACGCCGGCAATTCGTTTTATGGGCTTGCCATCGGGTTCACGGTGCTCTCGGGCGCGTTTGCGGTAGGCAGCATTTCGAGCGCCGCGTTCAATCCCGCAGTGGCCCTGGGGATTTCAATGATGGGCCTGTCGTCGTGGGCCAATCTTTGGATTTATCTCCTGGCGAATTTTAGTGGCGGATTGGTTGCGGGGATTGTGTTTAAGTTCCTGAATAAATCAGATAATTAG
- a CDS encoding folylpolyglutamate synthase/dihydrofolate synthase family protein, translated as MTYPDAIQFLYSLRWFGAKFGLANSFRLAALSGNPQQRLRFIHVAGTNGKGSTCAMLESIYRKAGLRVGLFTSPHLVAFGERIQFDRRPIPEAAIIRLVAEMRALLETEWGKTGAAEDHPTFFEVVTIMALRYFAAENCDLVIWETGLGGRLDATNIVTPLASVITNIQYDHQKWLGETLSSIGAEKAGIIKPGVPVITGAAAPEALEVIAEAARSNQAPLTVVEASAAHKPPLDTLRLSLLGEHQKMNAAVALATVRALAPVIPIAEATSRAGLERIHWPGRLQLVERDSGQRVLLDGAHNIGGAESLAAGLREYFPGAKPALILGILRDKDWAGICEILAPLAGRILLVPVHSERTAEPHGMLEVCLRANPQAPVGEYPALSAALENLAQARFVAIAGSLYLIGEAMELLHLSPVGPKNERGLNEWNLR; from the coding sequence CTGACCTATCCAGACGCCATCCAGTTCCTGTATAGCCTCCGCTGGTTTGGCGCCAAGTTCGGCCTCGCCAATAGCTTCAGGCTGGCTGCCCTTTCGGGCAATCCGCAACAAAGACTCCGGTTCATTCATGTGGCCGGCACCAACGGCAAGGGGTCAACCTGCGCGATGCTCGAGAGCATCTACCGCAAGGCAGGGCTGCGCGTGGGACTCTTTACCTCCCCGCACCTGGTTGCCTTCGGCGAGCGCATCCAGTTCGACAGGCGGCCTATTCCCGAAGCGGCCATCATAAGGTTGGTGGCTGAAATGCGCGCGTTGCTCGAAACGGAATGGGGGAAAACAGGCGCGGCCGAGGACCATCCCACATTTTTCGAGGTGGTCACCATCATGGCCTTGCGCTATTTCGCCGCCGAAAATTGCGACCTGGTCATCTGGGAGACCGGCCTGGGCGGGCGGCTCGACGCGACCAATATCGTGACGCCTCTGGCCAGCGTGATCACCAATATCCAATACGACCACCAGAAGTGGCTTGGTGAAACCTTGTCGAGTATTGGCGCAGAAAAGGCGGGCATCATCAAACCCGGCGTTCCGGTTATCACCGGAGCCGCCGCGCCGGAAGCGCTCGAAGTCATTGCTGAAGCCGCTCGAAGCAACCAGGCGCCGCTCACCGTTGTTGAAGCTTCGGCGGCCCACAAGCCCCCCCTGGATACCTTGCGATTAAGTCTTTTGGGAGAACACCAAAAGATGAATGCCGCCGTCGCGCTGGCGACCGTCCGCGCGCTGGCGCCGGTCATTCCCATTGCCGAAGCCACGAGCCGCGCCGGCCTGGAGCGCATTCATTGGCCGGGACGGCTGCAATTGGTCGAGAGGGATTCTGGTCAAAGGGTTCTGCTGGACGGGGCGCATAATATCGGCGGGGCTGAGAGCTTGGCTGCGGGGTTGCGGGAATACTTTCCAGGAGCCAAACCGGCTCTCATCCTGGGCATCTTGCGGGACAAAGACTGGGCAGGGATATGCGAAATCCTCGCGCCTCTGGCTGGCCGGATTCTGCTTGTGCCGGTCCATAGCGAGCGCACGGCCGAACCCCACGGCATGCTCGAGGTGTGCCTCCGAGCCAACCCCCAGGCCCCAGTGGGCGAATATCCGGCCCTGAGCGCCGCATTGGAAAACCTTGCCCAGGCGCGGTTCGTCGCTATCGCGGGTTCCCTTTATCTCATTGGAGAGGCAATGGAGCTGCTGCACCTTTCGCCAGTCGGTCCAAAGAATGAGCGCGGTCTCAATGAGTGGAATCTGAGGTGA
- a CDS encoding CTP synthase gives MKYIFVTGGVVSSLGKGLTAASLGTLLENRGLKVTLQKFDPYLNVDPGTMNPYQHGEVYVLDDGAETDLDLGHYERFTNCKLTRLNNLTSGQVYQTVLNNEREGKYLGKTVQVIPHVTNEIQNRIQLLAEQTKADVVITEIGGTTGDIEGLPFLEAIREFALEVGTHNAMFVHVTYVPFIKAAGELKTKPTQQSVAKLREIGITPHILVCRCERPLDKDLRQKISLFCNVPYEAVVEEKDVDHSIYEVPLMLQRERVDDLVCHQLHLDTPVPNMAHWQEILRKIIAPQNRVRIGVVGKYIELQDAYKSVYEAIIHGGVANDCGVEIQKVDAEIIEREGADKVLKGLGGVLVPGGFGERGIEGKILAARYAREHNVPYLGLCLGMQIATIEFARNVLKLPKAHSTEFDPNTPHPVIAMLDDQTRVTKKGGTMRLGAQPCQLVVGTKAARLYGAFVVNERHRHRYEFNNTYRERFQKADFVLSGFTPDGKLVEVIELAKHPFFIASQFHPEFHSKPHQPHPLFKGFIAAAHASAHGFSWSI, from the coding sequence ATGAAATATATCTTTGTAACCGGAGGGGTGGTGAGTTCCCTGGGCAAGGGGCTGACGGCGGCGTCGCTGGGCACCTTGCTCGAGAACCGCGGTCTGAAGGTGACCCTGCAAAAGTTCGATCCCTACCTGAACGTCGATCCGGGCACCATGAACCCTTACCAGCACGGCGAGGTGTACGTTCTGGACGATGGGGCCGAGACAGACCTCGACTTAGGCCATTACGAGCGGTTTACCAACTGCAAGTTAACCCGTCTGAACAACCTCACCAGCGGGCAGGTGTACCAAACGGTACTGAATAATGAGCGTGAAGGGAAGTACCTGGGCAAAACGGTGCAGGTGATTCCGCATGTCACCAACGAAATCCAAAACCGCATCCAACTTTTGGCCGAACAGACCAAGGCCGATGTTGTCATTACCGAGATTGGCGGCACAACCGGAGACATCGAGGGCCTGCCTTTTCTGGAGGCCATCCGGGAATTCGCCTTGGAAGTGGGCACTCACAATGCCATGTTCGTTCACGTCACCTACGTTCCCTTCATCAAAGCCGCCGGGGAACTAAAGACCAAGCCGACCCAGCAATCGGTTGCCAAATTGCGCGAAATCGGCATTACGCCCCATATCCTGGTATGCCGCTGCGAGCGGCCGTTGGACAAAGATTTGCGCCAAAAGATTTCCCTATTCTGCAACGTGCCTTACGAGGCGGTGGTCGAGGAAAAGGACGTGGACCACAGCATCTATGAAGTGCCCCTGATGCTTCAGCGTGAGCGGGTCGATGACCTGGTCTGCCACCAGTTGCACCTGGACACCCCGGTCCCCAACATGGCGCATTGGCAGGAGATTCTGCGCAAGATCATTGCTCCGCAGAACCGGGTGCGCATCGGGGTGGTAGGCAAATACATCGAGCTGCAGGATGCCTATAAATCGGTCTATGAAGCGATTATCCATGGCGGGGTGGCCAACGATTGCGGGGTGGAAATCCAGAAGGTAGATGCCGAAATCATCGAACGCGAAGGGGCTGATAAGGTCCTCAAGGGCCTGGGCGGCGTCCTCGTTCCAGGGGGCTTCGGTGAGCGGGGCATCGAGGGCAAAATCCTCGCCGCGCGTTACGCACGCGAACACAACGTCCCCTACCTTGGCCTTTGCCTGGGAATGCAAATCGCCACAATTGAATTTGCCCGGAACGTGTTGAAATTGCCCAAGGCGCATTCAACGGAGTTCGATCCCAATACGCCGCATCCGGTCATTGCGATGCTGGACGACCAAACCCGAGTAACGAAGAAAGGGGGGACGATGCGGCTGGGAGCGCAGCCTTGCCAATTGGTGGTGGGGACCAAAGCGGCCCGGCTTTACGGCGCGTTCGTGGTCAACGAGCGCCATCGCCATCGCTATGAATTCAACAATACTTACCGCGAGCGTTTCCAGAAGGCCGATTTTGTCCTCAGCGGGTTCACACCGGACGGCAAGCTGGTTGAGGTCATCGAGCTGGCCAAGCATCCGTTCTTCATCGCCTCGCAATTCCATCCTGAGTTTCACAGCAAACCGCATCAACCGCACCCATTGTTCAAGGGCTTCATCGCGGCGGCGCACGCTTCGGCGCATGGCTTTAGCTGGTCGATCTGA
- the kdsB gene encoding 3-deoxy-manno-octulosonate cytidylyltransferase gives MNVVGIIPVRYGSSRFPGKPLALIAGRPLLEHVVERCRQAKTLAEVIVATDDQRIAAMAQRLCRVAMTGASHPSGTDRVAEVAAGLSCDAVVNIQGDEPLLDPAVIDGVAHALANAQMSTAATPLRNPQEYDNPNVVKVVVNAAGQALYFSRRTVPYLREAASRSVDEQLAAFPFLKHLGIYGYRRETLLRLVRMPVSPLETAEKLEQLRALENGISIAVITVEYDSVGVDVPADIIRVEQLLRARLAGVI, from the coding sequence ATGAATGTGGTTGGCATTATCCCGGTCCGGTATGGGTCGAGCCGTTTCCCAGGCAAACCATTGGCGCTGATTGCCGGCAGGCCTTTGCTGGAACATGTGGTCGAGCGCTGCCGGCAGGCCAAAACCCTGGCCGAAGTCATTGTCGCCACCGATGATCAGCGCATAGCCGCCATGGCGCAGAGGCTTTGCCGGGTGGCCATGACGGGAGCCAGCCACCCGAGCGGGACGGACCGGGTTGCGGAGGTTGCCGCCGGGCTTTCTTGCGACGCCGTCGTGAACATCCAGGGAGATGAACCGTTGCTCGACCCCGCCGTGATAGACGGCGTGGCCCACGCGCTGGCAAACGCCCAGATGTCCACCGCCGCCACACCCCTGCGAAACCCGCAAGAATACGACAATCCCAACGTCGTAAAAGTCGTTGTCAATGCCGCCGGCCAGGCCCTATACTTTTCGCGGCGTACGGTTCCGTATCTGCGCGAGGCCGCCAGTCGTTCGGTGGACGAACAGTTGGCGGCGTTTCCATTTTTGAAGCACTTGGGGATTTATGGTTACCGGCGGGAAACCTTGCTGCGCCTGGTGCGCATGCCGGTCTCGCCGCTCGAAACGGCGGAGAAGCTCGAACAATTGCGCGCACTCGAGAACGGCATTTCAATCGCCGTGATCACTGTCGAGTATGACAGCGTTGGGGTGGATGTCCCCGCCGATATCATACGTGTCGAACAATTGCTGAGGGCGCGCCTGGCGGGTGTGATTTAG
- a CDS encoding MBL fold metallo-hydrolase, giving the protein MNKPTPYRPPTVRQPLPRSFKDFTPAKHFNPRTFFHEMVWKALLTRRTGQHKRPAFPKLSRGQVALTWIGHASFLVQFTDLNILIDPNFANWLFLLKRIKRSGLRIEHLPPIDVVLLTHAHFDHFHKPTLRRLPHPKIGIMPWGVGDLAYNLGFGRVVELDWWESFSHRDLKVTLTPSKHWGARVLRDCYRGYGGFVLEHQGRRIYHAGDSAYFDGFKDIGKNTRPEIALLPIGAYHPASFRHLHMGPDEAIQVFRELRARWLIPMHYGSFRLSFEDIDEPPRWLWQLAQEQGLTKKVKILEEGVPQVF; this is encoded by the coding sequence ATGAACAAACCGACGCCATACCGGCCGCCGACTGTGCGCCAACCCTTGCCGCGCTCGTTCAAAGATTTCACGCCGGCCAAGCATTTCAATCCGCGCACCTTTTTTCATGAAATGGTCTGGAAGGCGTTGCTCACCCGGCGCACCGGCCAGCACAAGCGTCCGGCCTTCCCCAAGCTCAGCCGGGGCCAGGTGGCGTTGACCTGGATAGGCCACGCGTCATTCCTGGTGCAGTTCACGGATTTGAACATACTCATCGACCCCAATTTCGCCAATTGGCTCTTCCTGCTCAAGCGCATCAAACGTTCCGGGCTGCGCATCGAACATCTGCCCCCCATCGATGTGGTCCTGCTTACCCACGCTCATTTCGATCATTTCCACAAGCCCACCCTGCGGCGGTTGCCCCACCCCAAAATCGGCATCATGCCCTGGGGCGTCGGGGACCTGGCCTACAATCTGGGCTTTGGCCGGGTGGTCGAGCTGGACTGGTGGGAGAGTTTCTCGCATCGGGATTTGAAGGTGACCCTGACGCCCTCGAAACATTGGGGTGCGCGCGTGCTGCGGGATTGTTACCGGGGCTACGGCGGCTTTGTGCTCGAACACCAGGGCCGGCGCATTTATCACGCCGGCGACAGCGCCTATTTCGATGGCTTTAAAGACATCGGCAAAAATACCCGACCCGAGATCGCCTTGCTCCCGATTGGGGCTTATCACCCCGCTTCCTTCCGCCATCTGCACATGGGACCCGATGAAGCCATCCAAGTGTTCCGCGAATTGCGAGCCCGCTGGCTCATTCCGATGCATTACGGAAGTTTCCGCCTCAGCTTCGAAGATATTGACGAGCCGCCCCGCTGGCTGTGGCAATTGGCCCAGGAGCAGGGACTGACGAAAAAAGTCAAAATCCTCGAAGAAGGCGTGCCTCAGGTCTTTTGA
- a CDS encoding gamma carbonic anhydrase family protein, producing MEQLNKQLDTFLRRRPTLGQNVFIATGAVVSGDVTLGDGSSVWHNAVLRGDINRIVIGHHSNIQDNCVMHVADDYPCVVGDYVTVGHSAILHACAVGNEALIGMGSTILDGAVIGEQCIIGARALVTQGARIPAGSLVLGVPGQVVRPLSESERASLRGMAEKYVQSAAYYIEHGIMRKGAG from the coding sequence ATGGAACAGCTTAATAAACAACTGGACACTTTCTTGCGCCGCCGCCCGACCCTGGGACAGAACGTGTTTATCGCAACCGGCGCGGTTGTCAGCGGCGATGTCACTCTTGGAGATGGTTCGAGCGTTTGGCACAATGCCGTCTTGCGCGGGGACATCAATCGCATCGTCATTGGCCATCATTCCAACATCCAGGATAATTGTGTGATGCACGTCGCCGACGACTACCCTTGCGTTGTGGGCGATTACGTCACGGTCGGCCACAGCGCTATCCTGCACGCGTGCGCGGTGGGCAACGAAGCGCTCATTGGGATGGGCTCGACCATCCTGGACGGCGCGGTTATCGGCGAGCAGTGCATCATCGGGGCGCGGGCGCTCGTTACGCAGGGCGCGCGCATTCCTGCCGGCTCGCTCGTGCTGGGCGTGCCAGGGCAGGTGGTACGGCCCTTGAGCGAGTCGGAGCGGGCGAGCCTGCGGGGAATGGCGGAGAAATATGTGCAGTCCGCAGCCTATTATATTGAACATGGGATCATGCGGAAAGGGGCGGGCTGA